A single Anopheles funestus chromosome 2RL, idAnoFuneDA-416_04, whole genome shotgun sequence DNA region contains:
- the LOC125763667 gene encoding ras-related protein Rab-4B translates to MSESYDYLFKFLIIGRAGSGKSCLLHHFIENKFKEDSSHTIGVEFGSRIVNVGGKSIKLQIWDTAGQERFRSVTRSYYRGAAGALLVYDTTSRDSFNVLWNWLNDARTLASQNICILLVGNKKDLEEDREVTFLEASNFAQENELIFLETSAKTGENVEEAFLKCSKTILAKIETGELDPERIGSGIQYGDAAARNAAAGTLAGGQQPRSRLRPDCAGSSSCRSS, encoded by the exons ATGTCGGAGTCCTACG ATTATCTTTTCAAATTTCTCATCATCGGCCGTGCGGGAAGTGGCAAATCCTGTCTGCTGCACCACTTTATCGAGAACAAAT TCAAGGAGGATAGTTCGCACACAATCGGCGTAGAGTTTGGTTCACGGATTGTCAACGTCGGTGGAAAATCGATTAAGCTACAGATTTGGGATACAGCAGGCCAGGAACGGTTCCGATCAGTAACACGTTCCTACTACCGTGGTGCAGCGGGTGCTTTGCTGGTGTACGATACAACCTCGCGTGACAGCTTTAACGTGCTGTGGAACTGGCTGAACGATGCCCGCACATTGGCTAGCCAAAACATCTGCATTTTGCTGGTGGGTAACAAGAAAGACCTGGAGGAAGATCGCGAGGTAACTTTCCTGGAGGCGAGCAACTTTGCCCAGGAGAACGAGCTTATCTTTCTGGAGACGAGCGCCAAAACAGGGGAAAACGTAGAGGAGGCATTTTTGAAATGCTCCAAAACCATCCTGGCCAAGATTGAAACGGGTGAACTAGATCCGGAACGGATCGGCAGCGGTATTCAGTATGGGGATGCCGCGGCACGTAACGCAGCTGCCGGAACGCTCGCGGGTGGCCAACAACCGAGGAGCCGCTTGCGGCCTGACTGTGCAGGTAGCAGCAGTTGCCGATCGTCGTAG